One stretch of Euphorbia lathyris chromosome 7, ddEupLath1.1, whole genome shotgun sequence DNA includes these proteins:
- the LOC136201168 gene encoding bet1-like protein At4g14600: MAVNSSRDGSFFGGGAPFRSREGLSTRSAAGSDEIQLRIDPMQTDFDDEISGLRSQVRQLRNVAQDIGSEAKFQKDFLDQLQMTMIRAQAGVKNNIRKLNKSIIKNGGNHVVHVVIFALICFFLVYLWSKVSRR, translated from the exons ATGGCCGTCAATTCGAGCCGAGATGGTTCTTTCTTTGGTGGTGGTGCTCCCTTTAGATCAAG GGAAGGACTCAGCACGAGATCGGCAGCAGGCTCCGATGAAATTCAATTACGAATTGATCCGATGCAAACCGACTTCGACGATGAGATTTCTGGTCTCCGTAGCCAAGTCCGGCAATTGAGAAAT GTTGCTCAAGATATAGGATCAGAAGCAAAGTTTCAGAAGGATTTCTTGGATCAACTG CAAATGACCATGATAAGAGCTCAAGCTGGAGTGAAGAACAACATAAGGAAGCTAAACAAGAGCATCATTAAAAACGGCGGAAACCATGTCGTCCATGTGGTTATTTTTGCACTAATTTGTTTCTTTCTGGTTTACCTATGGTCCAAAGTATCGAGAAGATGA